The DNA segment AGGAGAGATCGAGAACCTGTACAGATTTCAGCAGGCTGGATACAGAGATGAGCTGGAGTACCGACAAGTCAAACAAGCCCAGGTTTCCTTTTTTGATTTATTACTAcagtattataaattattacattatataacgCTTAAACGATGTTAAAACTATACATACAAATTCAGAAATGGCATgcaatatatttgatattttctttgattatgcaaatgtgaaatatatatatattgtgtgtgtgtgtgtgtgtgtgtgtgtgtgcttgtgagttTATGTATACAGTCAAactaaaatgtattcagacaccttcaacatttctcacgtTATATATCTCACATTACACGCTATAGTTTAGagaatggtaataaaatatgacaagaactcaagagttaaactgtgtcagaacaaattcatcttgataatttCAGATACCTTTGATAGAAAAGGTATGTAATGGTTTATGATCaaccaaaaatgattcagttaaattaaggcacacaattacgttagataataccaatttaggtcaaccaattaccaagcaatgcttaattttgttcagtctgtggtgtaaaaaggtaatttttattaccaaatttttatcagttttactggtagtccagtaaatatatatgtgtgtgtgtgtgtgtgtgtatgtatgtatgtatatatgtgtatatatatgtgtatatatatatatgtagttatatatatatatatatatataatatgtgtgtgtgtgtgtgtattgtatttaataatataatggtagtgtatgtatgttatacatatatattatatatgtgtgtgtgtgttgtgtgtgtgaatacctAACTCATCTACTAAACTTAAtgggatatttttatttttgaaagtgtttATGCTTTGTCAGTTAATTTCTTATTAATACCTAATTATAGCTTACAGTTtatgatataaatgtaaatgttttcctATTGAATATGGCTTTGCTGTCTTTTCAGATTGACCGTTGGCCGGACACTGGGTTTGTGAAGAAGCTTCAGCGTCGAGATAACACATTCTACTACTACAACAGAAAGCGGGAGTGTGAAGATCGAGAGGTCCATAAAGTGAAGGTGTACGCGTACTGACAGCTCCTCGACCCTGCCAGCACTTATGCCATTTTCTAGTTTTAAGTTTTGTCTTTAGAAAATGCATGGTCAGAGTTATCCTACTGTATTCTTAATGTAAGTCTTGGTACAAGttctgaataaaacaaatgatttaaattaaaaaaaaaaactcacacgaATGTACCATTtggtgtttcatatttaaaaggtgAATAAATAGGCAACCTTTCATCTCTTTAATAAATTCTACAAATGTAGGCTGGTACATTTTTAGTGGTTTGCTCTTTTTATCTTAGCTATGCAGCACACAATTGGAAATGAGAGACTGTACGGCTCTAGCAgaacataaaaatctaaaatttcacTAAAACGAGTACTTTGGGTTgagacagtaaaataataaaacacaataagacaataaaaagacaaaaaaaacaaaatagcttgtgaatatcaatattaattcaGGGAAATACGTTAATTATTGATAATCAGAATATATGAAAATAGTGTCCCCTTTTATTGAGTATGATTGTGAATTTGAGATTTGTGccttcactaaataaataaacatataacggacatagactgtataaaaacagataaGCGTGGCCCTTTAAGAGCGCGTCACTTCCGGTTTCATGTAGCGAGTCGTCATACTCATAACTGATCTTTTGAAGTCATGCGGATAATGCTCCGATCGGAAAACACCCCCGTGTGATCAAAAAAATCCCTCTGTTTGTTATATACAGGTAAGTTTAATAAGTTTAGTAGCTTTTTATACTGTTATTTCCTATGTGCCGGTCAGACGGTTTGTTTTCTTTCACATTAGCTTGTTAGCTTTTTCATGGCTTAATATTTATCTACAACAACAAACTGTTTGtggtcatattaaaaaaaaaaaaaaatcagctgaaaaCATTGCGCTTAGCTGTCACATAATACTAAAAAAGCTAGTTTAGTGGATGATATTTATTGAACAGTATGTaagtgaatatataaaaaaaatcagttcatgcACCTGCACCGATAGATTACAGTTAAAGCTATAAAGTCATTTACTTTCAGGTGTTTAGATGAACGTGGTTATCTGAAAGGGATGTACGATTGTTTTGTTAGCACAGAGCAATTTTAAATAGGCCACCTTTTTGAGAAGACTCTAGAATAGAGCAATCAATACTAGGAAATGAATTTAAGTGACATTTGAGACTAATGGTCCATTTGCTTTATCTGGTTACAGAGCTGAAAACTAGTCTGGAGATCATTATTGTCTTCCATACTTGGGATAACTCTTGACACGAGCTGCATCCAGAATTTTTGAGACATTATCCATTATCATAATGAAGATTTGCATCGGATTGCAAGGTACTGTGCTGTAGGTTgtgtacataaaattatatatatagttttaagaacttaattttcctattaaaggaatagttcatccaaaaatcctttattattattattaatgtacatcatgttgttccaaaattaTTTGACttacagaacaaaaaaatagtaacagtaatgtacatttacatttaacttaTGCTCTGCATAAGCCAAACCACATAAACTGAGcaaagctttctttctttctgcactGACGTCAAGATCAAGCTCTCACATGACCGATCACACATTTTTAAGGCTGTTCTTATGCTAATGTaatgagtaaatggtgacagaagtttcatttttaggtgtACTGTCTCTTTAAGGATGTATTTTCTAGTGACACCATCACTAATATACTTGGGACTCAAATAAACTGCCATAATATTGTTTGTCATATTGTTTGTTTGGCATAATATGTCATGTCTGTATGTGACTACATGGTTAAATATACACTAACCGGGCTCTGCATAAGCCACAAACCACATAAACTGAGCAGAGCTTTCTTTCCTTCTGCATTAACGTCAAGATCAAGCTCTCACATGACCGATCACGCATTTTTAAGGCTGTTCTTATGCTTTCATGATCCAGTCTGCCTGAATCAACTCAAGACCCTTGGGCTGACTGTTAGAATGGCAGGCTTGTTGTGTTACTCTGAAGCACCATTGTAAGTCTTCGGATTCATGGGAAAAGGAGCAAAGTTCGTGACAGATCATTAAGTGCTGGGGCTCTGGGATTTGTTAGTTCAGATCACACACTTTGACATGCAGTGAAATTATGAGTGAACTAAgtgaatgttttaatgatttaacgCTCTAGGTTACCCAACTGTGACTATGTCCTGCCTCTGAATCGCTTGCTGTGAGGAGCAAACCCAACCTAGAGAACAGCGG comes from the Cyprinus carpio isolate SPL01 chromosome B4, ASM1834038v1, whole genome shotgun sequence genome and includes:
- the LOC109082956 gene encoding meiosis expressed gene 1 protein homolog isoform X1; protein product: MMRTIVRVDDSTISHTRRRQIMSCSVLLDDNAKPKSTSRAKQWTGEIENLYRFQQAGYRDELEYRQVKQAQIDRWPDTGFVKKLQRRDNTFYYYNRKRECEDREVHKVKVYAY
- the LOC109082956 gene encoding meiosis expressed gene 1 protein homolog isoform X2, producing MSCSVLLDDNAKPKSTSRAKQWTGEIENLYRFQQAGYRDELEYRQVKQAQIDRWPDTGFVKKLQRRDNTFYYYNRKRECEDREVHKVKVYAY